One window of the Trifolium pratense cultivar HEN17-A07 linkage group LG2, ARS_RC_1.1, whole genome shotgun sequence genome contains the following:
- the LOC123904750 gene encoding probable membrane-associated kinase regulator 6 yields METSMPLASDSFSYSWLSNSNKPPLDYLHDEPHRDSMSSFYGDSTSNNSQNFNFDTCISQSNLVLVHADEIFSNGLLRPFFLDPSKVEVFYNTSDPIQTKIETTSLSSITFSTRSVKSHHHGFLIRLRKSTWRTLVQFFKYFNQLRQKMERSRKSTKVDDIDKTDWLVKSLSNSHKAYLIGDFHVEHDDSSIYEAVLHCKKSIGK; encoded by the exons ATGGAAACCTCAATGCCTCTGGCTAGTGATAGTTTTTCATATAGTTGGTTATCAAACTCTAATAAACCCCCTCTAGATTACCTTCATGATGAACCACATAGAGACTCTATGAGCAGTTTCTATGGAGACAGTACCTCAAATAATAGCCAAAACTTCAATTTTGATACTTGTATCTCTCAATCAAATCTTGTTCTTGTTCATGCTGATGAAATTTTCTCTAATGGTCTTTTAAGGCCATTTTTTCTTGACCCTTCAAAAGTAGAGGTTTTCTACAATACTTCAGATCCTATTCAAACAAAGATTGAAACTACTTCTTTATCTTCTATAACATTTTCTACAAGAAGTGTGAAAAGTCATCATCATGGTTTTCTTATAAGATTGAGAAAATCAACATGGAGAactttggtacaattttttaaGTATTTCAACCAATTAAGGCAGAAAATGGAGAGGTCAAGGAAAAGTACCAAAGTTGATGATATTGATAAGACAGATTGGTTAGTTAAAAGCTTGAGCAATTCACATAAAGCATATCTTATTGGTGATTTTCATGTTGAACATGATGATAGCTCTATTTATGAAGCAGTTCTCCATTGCAAAAAGTCAATAG GAAAATGA